CCGGTATTTCTTGGCCCCCGGTTCTTCTCCGTCATCGCTCAGCCAGTGGGCGCGCATCACCTCGACCACACTATCTATGGCGGCATCGTCCCGCGCCCATATCAATAGGTGCCAGTGCGGGCACCCGTCGTGGTGCGGCTCTGCCACGCGAAAGCCGAACATGTCCACGCCGTCCCGTTTCAGCTTTGCCCTGGTGCGTGACCACATGAGCCGCAGCCACGCCTGCGCCTCGCGTGGGTTCGAACCATCGTGCTTTGGGTTGCGGTCGCCGTTGCGTAGCGTGCTGTGGTATCGGCTTGGACAGGTTCCGGTCAGGAACACGCCGGGCATGCCCATTTCATCGGCGATCACCTCGCAGCCGCGTATGCGCGTCATCAACTCGCCGCGTCGAATGGACTTCTTCGCCGTGGACCTCGCGGCCAACTCGGCCAAGGTGGCCCGCTGGCCATCCTCATTTTCCATGACGGTGTTTTCCAGCGCCGCCGCATTCCGCTTGTTTTGGTCCAGCCGCCGGAATACGGCTTTGTTGCTGGCGTAGGGCTGGTTTGCGGGCTTGCTCACCAGCCCCAACGACATGGCCCCGCGCTCCGCTTTTTGGGCAACCATCTTGCGGATGGCCCGTCGCCACCAGTACCGGCACGACACGCGGGCGGCAATGCCGGGCAGCAGGTAGCCCGGACCCGGTGCGCCTACCTCACGGTGGGCGCAAAAATCAAGAATGCGGGCGTACTCGGCCCACGGCCCGGCGCGCCCCACCGTGCCCAGGTCCAAATCCCGCGCATCCCGTTCGTAGGTTTCTGCAAGCCGCTTGATGTCACCGTCCGACATGTCCGCCGCCGCCGCGCCACCATACTCCCCTATCCAGCGCTCCCAAACGGCGCGGGCCTCTATGTCAGACGGCCAGCCCATGGCGGTACGCGCCGCCCTGGCTTCACGCTCTATGGGCCGCAGCCAGTCGCCCGGCAACTGCGCCGCCGCCCGCACACGCGCCGCCCGCAGCTTTTGCGCGTCCTCGTGCCAGCTCATGTTTGCCGGGTATTTGTGCTTTCGCGGTGCCCTCTTTGCGGCTCCCCTCCCCGCCCCGTCACGCATATTTCAT
This sequence is a window from Rhodoferax sp. WC2427. Protein-coding genes within it:
- a CDS encoding replication endonuclease; this translates as MSWHEDAQKLRAARVRAAAQLPGDWLRPIEREARAARTAMGWPSDIEARAVWERWIGEYGGAAAADMSDGDIKRLAETYERDARDLDLGTVGRAGPWAEYARILDFCAHREVGAPGPGYLLPGIAARVSCRYWWRRAIRKMVAQKAERGAMSLGLVSKPANQPYASNKAVFRRLDQNKRNAAALENTVMENEDGQRATLAELAARSTAKKSIRRGELMTRIRGCEVIADEMGMPGVFLTGTCPSRYHSTLRNGDRNPKHDGSNPREAQAWLRLMWSRTRAKLKRDGVDMFGFRVAEPHHDGCPHWHLLIWARDDAAIDSVVEVMRAHWLSDDGEEPGAKKYRVNSKRMEGGGAAGYIAKYIAKNIDDVAIDSHIDDYADGPINRDLIGDMEITPSMRVEAWASTWGIRQFQPLGQPPVTVWRELRRVSEAGANAAGRGGIVHRAWVAAQGVDGIAGTLDPAGRAQRIEAEGRASWADYIRAQGGVMVGRAYKLCIATEPREIAGRYGSCVRKVPMGVRLNWPGTRCVFSERRAWRFVERGSVSVPALEPVPAGAQPLPRTRVNNCTPGTPGRVDRNAHNRVRVVHKVQAVEESGPDFDYFRALERLRVLADRRRDAVARAG